From one Catenuloplanes nepalensis genomic stretch:
- a CDS encoding endo-1,4-beta-xylanase encodes MTVSTPRRAVLIAAVGALAASLAVGVSTAAQAGTTLGASAAEKGRYFGTAVAASRLSDSAYTTILNREFNQVTPENEMKIDATEPQQNQFSYGNADRIVAHARANGMQVRGHTLAWHAQQPGWMQNMSGTALRNAMLNHITQVATHFRGQVAWWDVVNEAFADGGSGGRRDSNLQRTGNDWIEAAFRAADAADPNAQLCYNDYNTDNWTDAKTQGVYRMVQDFKQRGVPIDCVGFQSHFTGGSNYPPNYRTTLSSFAALGVDVHITELDIRNAPADAYRNVTNDCLAVPRCKGITVWGIRDSDSWRSGESPLLFNGSGQKKAAYDAVLAALNSGTGTPTTPPPATTTTPPPAGTCTTSVTPGQVWGDRYNTSVTVSGASSWSVVVTLTSPQRVSTTWSGSPAVDASGTVLTMRSNGSGNTFGFTTMMNGNSSARPQITSCTAG; translated from the coding sequence GTGACTGTCTCGACACCACGGCGCGCGGTGCTCATCGCCGCGGTCGGCGCGCTCGCCGCGAGCCTCGCGGTCGGCGTCAGCACCGCGGCCCAGGCCGGCACCACACTGGGCGCGTCCGCCGCCGAGAAGGGCCGCTACTTCGGCACCGCGGTCGCGGCGAGCCGATTGAGCGACTCGGCCTACACGACCATCCTGAACCGCGAGTTCAACCAGGTCACGCCCGAGAACGAGATGAAGATCGACGCGACCGAGCCGCAGCAGAACCAGTTCAGCTACGGCAACGCGGACCGGATCGTCGCGCACGCCCGCGCCAACGGCATGCAGGTCCGCGGCCACACCCTGGCCTGGCACGCGCAGCAGCCCGGCTGGATGCAGAACATGTCCGGCACCGCGCTGCGCAACGCCATGCTCAACCACATCACCCAGGTCGCCACCCACTTCCGCGGCCAGGTCGCCTGGTGGGACGTGGTCAACGAGGCGTTCGCCGACGGCGGCAGCGGCGGCCGGCGCGACTCCAACCTGCAGCGCACCGGCAACGACTGGATCGAGGCCGCGTTCCGGGCCGCGGACGCCGCCGACCCGAACGCGCAGCTCTGCTACAACGACTACAACACCGACAACTGGACCGACGCGAAGACCCAGGGCGTCTACCGCATGGTGCAGGACTTCAAGCAGCGCGGCGTCCCGATCGACTGCGTGGGCTTCCAGTCGCACTTCACCGGCGGGTCGAACTACCCGCCGAACTACCGCACCACGCTGTCCAGCTTCGCCGCGCTCGGCGTCGACGTGCACATCACCGAGCTGGACATCCGCAACGCCCCGGCGGACGCGTACCGCAACGTGACCAACGACTGCCTCGCGGTCCCGCGCTGCAAGGGCATCACCGTGTGGGGCATCCGCGACTCCGACTCGTGGCGATCCGGCGAGAGCCCGCTGCTGTTCAACGGCAGCGGCCAGAAGAAGGCGGCCTACGACGCGGTGCTCGCCGCCCTCAACAGCGGCACCGGCACCCCGACCACGCCACCGCCGGCCACCACCACCACACCACCGCCGGCCGGCACCTGCACCACGTCGGTCACGCCCGGCCAGGTGTGGGGCGACCGCTACAACACCTCGGTCACGGTCAGCGGCGCATCCAGCTGGTCGGTGGTCGTCACGCTTACCTCGCCGCAGCGGGTCTCCACCACCTGGAGCGGCAGCCCGGCCGTGGACGCGAGCGGCACCGTGCTGACCATGCGGTCCAACGGCAGCGGCAACACGTTCGGCTTCACCACCATGATGAACGGCAACAGCTCCGCCCGCCCGCAGATCACCTCCTGCACCGCTGGCTGA
- a CDS encoding MFS transporter has translation MRAVIQQRGVLHRAGARGPVQLLRPDPEPQHLLPRDLHSVHSSAVDGHYRRAMKKARLATALLFLLYGTLIGVWTARIPAIKEHLGLTDGLLSLALLALAAGAITGMQVSGALVDRFGTRRVLAPVALVDGVLLVPVALAPDLGTLVVALFAFGVVHGTLNVAMNARGVEIERSWGSPIMSSFHAAYSVGGFLGAAAGGAFAAAEVGPAVTFASVAVILAAVALWAVSVRTRQHPATGVRQDAGRLHGVLLLGGLAFCALIGEGAAADWSTVYVSDSLGGSPALAAGAYAAFFAAMTAGRLAGDPLTARYGPVAVVRAGGLLAAGGLGTALIIGHPVAGVVGFGLLGAGLSTIAPQVFSAAGARNPDRPARAIARAASIGWLGFFAGPVLIGGGATLAGLPAALAIPVVLAAVIVLAARAVAVKPVASPTAAS, from the coding sequence CTGCGCGCCGTAATCCAGCAGCGCGGTGTCCTCCACCGAGCCGGTGCCCGCGGCCCGGTCCAGCTGCTGCGCCCGGATCCGGAACCCCAGCACCTGCTCCCGCGTGACCTCCACAGTGTCCACTCCTCCGCTGTCGACGGGCATTATCGTCGGGCGATGAAGAAAGCGCGTCTCGCCACCGCCCTCCTCTTTCTGCTCTACGGCACGCTGATCGGGGTCTGGACCGCCCGCATCCCTGCGATCAAGGAGCACCTCGGCCTCACCGACGGCCTGCTCAGCCTCGCACTCCTCGCGCTGGCCGCGGGCGCGATCACCGGCATGCAGGTGTCCGGCGCGCTGGTCGACCGGTTCGGCACACGCCGGGTGCTGGCGCCGGTCGCGCTGGTCGACGGCGTCCTGCTGGTCCCGGTCGCGCTCGCACCGGACCTGGGCACGCTCGTGGTCGCGCTCTTCGCCTTCGGCGTGGTGCACGGCACGCTGAACGTGGCCATGAACGCGCGCGGAGTCGAGATCGAACGGTCCTGGGGCTCGCCGATCATGTCCTCCTTCCACGCCGCCTACAGCGTCGGCGGCTTCCTGGGCGCGGCGGCCGGTGGCGCGTTCGCCGCGGCCGAGGTGGGGCCGGCCGTCACGTTCGCCTCGGTCGCGGTGATCCTGGCCGCGGTCGCGCTCTGGGCGGTGTCGGTGCGCACCCGGCAACACCCTGCCACAGGGGTACGACAGGATGCCGGCCGGCTGCACGGCGTACTCCTGCTGGGTGGTCTGGCCTTCTGCGCCCTGATCGGCGAGGGCGCGGCCGCGGACTGGAGCACCGTCTACGTCAGCGACAGCCTCGGCGGCTCCCCGGCGCTCGCGGCCGGCGCCTACGCCGCGTTCTTCGCCGCGATGACCGCCGGCCGGCTCGCCGGTGACCCGCTCACCGCCCGCTACGGCCCGGTCGCGGTGGTCCGCGCCGGCGGCCTGCTCGCGGCCGGCGGGCTCGGCACGGCGCTGATCATCGGCCACCCGGTCGCCGGCGTGGTCGGCTTCGGCCTGCTCGGCGCCGGACTGTCCACGATCGCGCCGCAGGTCTTCTCCGCCGCCGGCGCGCGCAACCCGGACCGGCCCGCCCGCGCGATCGCCCGCGCCGCCAGCATCGGCTGGCTCGGCTTCTTCGCCGGCCCGGTGCTGATCGGCGGCGGCGCCACGCTCGCCGGGCTGCCGGCCGCGCTCGCGATCCCGGTCGTGCTGGCCGCCGTGATCGTGCTCGCCGCCCGCGCGGTCGCGGTGAAACCGGTTGCTTCGCCGACCGCCGCATCGTGA
- a CDS encoding DNA glycosylase AlkZ-like family protein yields MEVTREQVLGFRIRAQQLDRAAGTGSVEDTALLDYGAQDTGPDGALWALRIRGVDTAAVPDDAVSMLWTLRGGPHLYRRADLPDIAAAVAPFDDEDAGKRIYDASKPLRRAGIGNLEALDTVAAQMRKIVSKPTVKGDVSGRLSAVLDPPHLRFCKPCGVTHAWEMPFRLAAIRAGLELRPGTSPPVLQRIPGFRARRTVKPEFDVIRAYLRLLGPAVPQQVAAFLDAPVKTVAERWPADVTEVLVAGRKRSILTADVDALTAGPAPGVTRLLGPYDLFVQAKDRELLVDDPARVKAIWPVLGRPGVVLLDGDLLGTWRPRKQGKRFRLEVDLWAPVPPDQRRAVEEQAERLAEFRGVPLTGLDISD; encoded by the coding sequence GTGGAGGTCACGCGGGAGCAGGTGCTGGGGTTCCGGATCCGGGCGCAGCAGCTGGACCGGGCCGCGGGCACCGGCTCGGTGGAGGACACCGCGCTGCTGGATTACGGCGCGCAGGACACCGGGCCGGACGGCGCGCTCTGGGCGCTGCGGATCCGCGGGGTGGACACCGCGGCCGTCCCGGACGACGCGGTGAGCATGCTGTGGACGCTGCGCGGCGGCCCGCACCTCTACCGGCGCGCCGACCTGCCGGACATCGCGGCCGCGGTCGCGCCGTTCGACGACGAGGACGCGGGCAAGCGCATCTACGACGCGTCGAAGCCGCTGCGCCGGGCCGGGATCGGCAATCTGGAGGCGCTCGACACGGTGGCCGCGCAGATGCGGAAGATCGTGTCGAAGCCGACCGTGAAGGGCGACGTCTCCGGCCGGTTGAGCGCGGTGCTGGACCCGCCGCACCTGCGGTTCTGCAAGCCGTGCGGTGTGACGCACGCGTGGGAGATGCCGTTCCGGCTGGCCGCGATCCGGGCCGGCCTGGAGCTGCGGCCGGGCACGTCACCGCCGGTCCTGCAACGCATCCCCGGGTTCAGGGCGCGCAGGACGGTCAAGCCGGAGTTCGACGTGATCCGGGCCTACCTGCGGTTGCTCGGGCCGGCCGTGCCGCAACAGGTGGCCGCGTTCCTGGACGCGCCGGTCAAGACGGTGGCCGAGCGCTGGCCGGCCGACGTCACCGAGGTGCTGGTCGCCGGCCGGAAGCGCTCGATCCTGACCGCGGACGTGGACGCGCTGACCGCCGGCCCGGCCCCCGGCGTGACCCGGCTGCTCGGGCCGTACGACCTTTTCGTCCAGGCCAAGGACCGGGAGCTGCTGGTGGACGACCCGGCGCGGGTCAAGGCGATCTGGCCGGTGCTCGGCCGGCCCGGCGTGGTGCTGCTCGACGGCGACCTGCTCGGCACCTGGCGTCCCCGCAAGCAGGGCAAGCGGTTCCGGCTGGAGGTGGACCTGTGGGCGCCGGTGCCGCCCGATCAGCGGAGGGCGGTCGAGGAGCAGGCCGAGCGGCTGGCCGAGTTCCGCGGGGTGCCGCTGACCGGCCTGGACATCTCGGACTGA
- a CDS encoding DUF885 domain-containing protein, protein MDTLRDFLRSAFEAEIALSPQAAATLGLPHDRTRLDDHTDAAWLRRAELLETQLAQLRERFPAETLSPAERLDAELFAARVDRLRDLTPWRYHISPSSPVDGGPDTAAGFMMSRHPVVSAEDAESYVARLREVGRVLEELAVRLDTQRRLGIVPTAREIVHLRNTLKPYEDGPLLTHLTAEVEALGLDTAVLTAAQSVLEKEVRAGRDRYSAAIDEVAARPRTDDGAWSLPDGDAYYAASLRRWTTTGLTADEIHRIGLDAVARIEDEMHEVARAAGFTGTAREFGESIRADARFRYPDDEAGRARYLADMEADIAAATAAAPRAFRTLPALPVEVRAVEEWRAATAPIAFYEPGSAAAGRPARFYTNLANLAEAQKNQMAAIVYHEAVPGHHLQVALAQELPDVPAFRRHDYSLGAYVEGWGLYAERLADELGLYGDDPYTRFGMLSMQMWRACRLVLDTGLHAKRWTRDRAVEFFAAHTALPRADIGKETDRYIAIPGQATSYMIGQLRIQALRDRAETTLGPRFDLRDFHDAVLRDGALPLDVLDTRVGHWIDTAGR, encoded by the coding sequence GTGGACACTCTCCGGGACTTCCTCCGCTCCGCGTTCGAGGCCGAGATCGCGCTCAGCCCGCAGGCCGCGGCCACGCTCGGGCTGCCGCACGACCGGACCCGGCTCGACGACCACACCGACGCGGCCTGGCTGCGCCGCGCCGAGCTGCTCGAAACCCAGCTCGCACAGCTCCGCGAACGCTTCCCGGCGGAGACGCTCAGCCCGGCCGAACGGCTGGACGCGGAGCTGTTCGCCGCCCGCGTCGACCGGCTGCGCGACCTCACGCCGTGGCGGTACCACATCTCGCCGTCCTCACCGGTCGACGGCGGCCCGGACACGGCCGCCGGGTTCATGATGAGCCGGCACCCGGTCGTCTCCGCCGAGGACGCGGAGAGCTACGTCGCCCGGCTGCGCGAGGTCGGGCGCGTGCTGGAGGAACTGGCGGTCCGCCTGGACACCCAGCGGCGACTCGGGATCGTGCCGACCGCGCGGGAGATCGTCCACCTCCGCAACACGCTCAAGCCGTACGAGGACGGCCCGCTGCTCACCCACCTGACCGCCGAGGTCGAGGCGCTCGGCCTGGACACCGCCGTGCTGACCGCCGCGCAGTCGGTGCTGGAGAAGGAGGTGCGCGCCGGCCGGGACCGCTACAGCGCCGCGATCGACGAGGTCGCGGCCCGCCCGCGCACCGACGACGGTGCCTGGAGCCTGCCCGACGGCGACGCCTACTACGCCGCCTCGCTGCGCCGCTGGACCACGACCGGCCTCACCGCCGACGAGATCCACCGGATCGGGCTGGACGCGGTCGCGCGCATCGAGGACGAGATGCACGAGGTGGCCCGCGCCGCCGGCTTCACCGGCACCGCGCGGGAGTTCGGCGAGTCGATCCGCGCGGACGCCCGCTTCCGCTACCCCGACGACGAGGCGGGCCGCGCGCGGTACCTGGCCGACATGGAGGCGGACATCGCCGCCGCGACCGCGGCCGCACCGCGCGCGTTCCGTACCCTCCCCGCATTGCCCGTCGAGGTGCGCGCGGTGGAGGAGTGGCGGGCCGCGACCGCGCCGATCGCGTTCTACGAGCCCGGTTCCGCCGCCGCCGGCCGTCCCGCGCGCTTCTACACGAACCTCGCGAACCTCGCGGAGGCGCAGAAGAACCAGATGGCCGCGATCGTCTACCACGAGGCCGTCCCCGGCCACCACCTACAGGTCGCGCTCGCCCAGGAGCTGCCGGACGTGCCCGCGTTCCGGCGCCACGACTACAGCCTCGGCGCGTACGTGGAGGGCTGGGGCCTCTACGCCGAACGGCTCGCGGACGAACTCGGCCTGTACGGCGACGACCCGTACACCCGCTTCGGCATGCTCTCCATGCAGATGTGGCGCGCCTGCCGCCTCGTCCTGGACACCGGCCTCCACGCGAAGCGCTGGACCCGCGACCGCGCCGTCGAGTTCTTCGCCGCGCACACCGCGCTGCCCCGCGCCGACATCGGCAAGGAGACCGACCGCTACATCGCGATCCCCGGCCAGGCCACCTCCTACATGATCGGTCAGCTGCGCATCCAGGCGCTCCGCGACCGCGCCGAGACCACGCTCGGACCGCGCTTCGACCTCCGCGACTTCCACGACGCGGTCCTGCGCGACGGAGCCCTCCCGCTGGACGTCCTCGACACCCGGGTCGGCCACTGGATCGACACCGCCGGCCGCTGA
- a CDS encoding metallopeptidase TldD-related protein: MISAAELVLRAGRALPGAEAEVFVQHVTRGLTRFAGSAIHQNITTETRTVRLRVHRDGRTVALSGQDPEALIARARAALDAAPADRAWPGLTPATPLPSEGNHDEETAAATPADRAARVRDFVRAAGGLETAGYVATTLHEAAYANTIGQVAGGRTTEAALDGIARTPTSDGVARLASIRLADLDGARLGARAATKARASAHPEALPTGRYEVVLEPTAVADVLLCLGIYGFNGRTVVDGMSFVTLGAGQLDPAITLLDDPAGPGGIGLPIDAEGTVRSAVPLVEKGTVRAVLHDRQTAALSGTVSTGHYSDAGFGVLASCLHLLGSGAGPADEVDGPEADSHVSALVRDVERGLLVTDNWYTRVLDPKTLVMTGLTRNGLWLIENGQVTRPVQNLRFTQSYPLALAPGAVLGVGASAAGQPATRLDLGFRAPALRLASWNYTGNAAG, encoded by the coding sequence ATGATCAGCGCAGCCGAGCTCGTGCTGCGGGCGGGGCGGGCGCTGCCCGGCGCCGAGGCCGAGGTCTTCGTCCAGCACGTCACCCGGGGCCTGACTCGTTTCGCCGGTTCCGCGATTCACCAGAACATCACCACCGAGACCAGGACGGTACGACTCCGGGTGCACCGCGACGGCCGGACCGTGGCGCTGTCCGGCCAGGACCCCGAGGCGCTGATCGCCCGCGCCCGCGCCGCACTGGACGCGGCGCCCGCCGACCGTGCCTGGCCCGGCCTGACCCCGGCGACGCCGTTGCCGTCCGAGGGCAACCACGACGAGGAGACCGCCGCCGCCACGCCCGCGGACCGGGCGGCCAGGGTCCGTGACTTCGTGCGCGCCGCCGGTGGCCTGGAGACCGCCGGGTACGTCGCCACCACCCTGCACGAGGCCGCGTACGCGAACACGATCGGCCAGGTCGCCGGCGGCCGCACCACCGAGGCCGCGCTGGACGGCATCGCCCGCACGCCCACCTCGGACGGTGTGGCCCGGCTCGCCTCGATCCGCCTCGCGGACCTGGACGGTGCCCGGCTCGGCGCCCGCGCCGCGACGAAGGCCCGCGCGTCCGCGCACCCGGAGGCGCTGCCGACCGGCCGGTACGAGGTGGTGCTCGAACCGACCGCGGTCGCGGACGTGCTGCTCTGCCTGGGCATCTACGGCTTCAACGGCCGGACGGTCGTCGACGGGATGTCGTTCGTGACGCTCGGCGCCGGTCAGCTCGACCCGGCGATCACGCTGCTCGACGACCCGGCCGGCCCGGGCGGCATCGGCCTGCCGATCGACGCGGAGGGTACGGTCCGGTCCGCGGTGCCGCTGGTGGAGAAGGGCACGGTCCGGGCGGTCCTGCACGACCGGCAGACCGCCGCGCTGTCCGGGACCGTCTCCACCGGCCACTACAGCGACGCCGGGTTCGGCGTGCTCGCCTCGTGCCTGCACCTGCTCGGGTCCGGAGCCGGGCCGGCCGACGAGGTGGACGGGCCGGAGGCGGACTCGCACGTGTCCGCACTGGTCCGGGACGTCGAGCGTGGGCTGCTGGTGACGGACAACTGGTACACGCGGGTGCTCGACCCGAAGACGCTGGTGATGACCGGCCTGACCCGCAACGGGCTGTGGCTGATCGAGAACGGGCAGGTCACCCGGCCGGTGCAGAACCTGCGCTTCACCCAGTCGTACCCGCTGGCGCTCGCGCCCGGCGCGGTGCTCGGCGTGGGCGCGTCCGCGGCCGGTCAGCCCGCCACCCGCCTCGACCTGGGCTTCCGCGCCCCGGCGCTGCGCCTGGCCTCCTGGAACTACACCGGCAACGCGGCCGGCTGA
- a CDS encoding TldD/PmbA family protein, producing MSDFDEAQVAVEAALAAGARYADARVMHRRYESMHARNGEIEELAQREDAGLGVRALVGDAWGFFAISDLTDIAARKAGRSAAEIAEASATVAGRPVEFTPAAASIDSWASGCEIDPLAVPLSDKGDLLAGATKTAHAAGADLAEGLYQVWDTRKWFVSSEGHRIDQHIRECGGGIWATAIGDGETQRRSYPSHRGQYGTRGWELVNELDLAAHAERIADESRALLSAPLCPAGETTLILGGEQLALQIHESIGHAIELDRILGWEAAFAGTSWLDLSKLGALRYGSGLLNVVIDPTIPGALGSFGYDDEGSPAVARDAVRDGVWVGVLAGRDSAAVAGLPYGGSVRADGWQSLPMVRMTNVGLEPGPHTLDEIIEATDDGILMETNRSWSIDDKRLNFQFGTEVGYEVKRGRRGRLLRNPTYTGIGPVFWGSMDMLSSEIIAYGTPNCGKGQPAQIGHTGHPAAPARFQNVRVGVRG from the coding sequence ATGAGCGACTTCGACGAGGCGCAGGTGGCGGTCGAGGCGGCGCTGGCCGCCGGTGCCCGCTATGCGGACGCGCGGGTGATGCATCGGCGGTACGAGTCGATGCACGCCCGCAACGGTGAGATCGAGGAACTGGCCCAGCGCGAGGACGCCGGCCTCGGCGTGCGCGCGCTGGTCGGCGACGCCTGGGGCTTCTTCGCCATATCCGACCTGACCGACATAGCCGCCCGGAAGGCCGGCCGTTCCGCCGCCGAGATCGCCGAGGCGTCCGCGACCGTCGCCGGGCGTCCGGTCGAGTTCACCCCGGCCGCGGCCTCGATCGACTCCTGGGCCAGCGGCTGCGAGATCGACCCGCTCGCCGTGCCGCTCTCCGACAAGGGCGACCTGCTCGCCGGCGCCACCAAGACCGCGCACGCGGCCGGCGCCGACCTGGCCGAGGGCCTCTACCAGGTCTGGGACACCCGCAAGTGGTTCGTCTCGTCCGAGGGTCACCGCATCGACCAGCACATCCGCGAGTGCGGCGGTGGCATCTGGGCCACCGCGATCGGCGACGGCGAGACCCAGCGGCGGTCCTACCCGTCGCACCGCGGGCAGTACGGCACCCGCGGCTGGGAGCTGGTGAACGAGCTGGACCTGGCCGCGCACGCGGAACGGATCGCGGACGAGTCCCGCGCGCTGCTGTCCGCGCCGCTCTGCCCGGCCGGTGAGACCACGCTGATCCTCGGCGGCGAGCAGCTCGCGCTGCAGATCCACGAGTCGATCGGGCACGCGATCGAGCTGGACCGGATCCTCGGCTGGGAGGCCGCGTTCGCCGGCACCAGCTGGCTCGACCTGTCCAAGCTCGGCGCGCTCCGCTACGGCTCCGGCCTGCTCAACGTGGTGATCGACCCGACCATCCCGGGCGCGCTCGGCTCGTTCGGCTACGACGACGAGGGCTCGCCCGCGGTCGCCCGGGACGCGGTCCGGGACGGCGTGTGGGTCGGGGTGCTGGCCGGCCGGGACTCCGCCGCCGTGGCCGGGCTGCCCTACGGCGGGAGCGTCCGCGCGGACGGCTGGCAGTCGCTGCCGATGGTCCGGATGACGAACGTCGGCCTGGAACCCGGCCCGCACACGCTCGACGAGATCATCGAGGCGACCGACGACGGCATCCTGATGGAGACCAACCGGTCCTGGTCGATCGACGACAAGCGGCTCAACTTCCAGTTCGGCACGGAGGTCGGCTACGAGGTCAAACGCGGCAGGCGCGGCCGGCTGCTGCGCAACCCCACGTACACCGGGATCGGTCCGGTCTTCTGGGGTTCGATGGACATGCTCTCCTCCGAGATCATCGCGTACGGCACGCCGAACTGCGGCAAGGGCCAACCGGCCCAGATCGGGCACACCGGGCATCCGGCCGCACCGGCCCGGTTCCAGAACGTGCGTGTGGGGGTACGCGGATGA
- a CDS encoding sulfotransferase: MNLTLVVGSGRCGSTLLSRLLRDHPDVLSVGELFTVLTAHQQDLPLGEMDGEAVWSLLTTPNPAMDALAAAGLAPPEMAYPYRTGRHRPETGVPVIAHAVLPSLTDDPDALLDSLAPVVRAWPTRPAAAHYRALLEHLAALFGRDTIVERSAASLHLVPTLHAAFPDARIVHMHRDGPDCALSMSRHAGFRMIALAQRAMQLGDVTLTPKLTSAHLEAIPPDALSLLIPPMDAAAFMSYPIPLPVFGALWSSMIVDGVAALDMLPATATSTLRYEDLLHSPEATLTRLAATLGAPVDGDWLARSRALITPATTGRSRTLPPAELAALEAACRPGMKALGLID, from the coding sequence ATGAACCTGACGCTCGTCGTCGGCAGCGGCCGCTGCGGCTCCACCCTGCTCTCCCGGCTCCTCCGCGACCACCCCGACGTGCTCAGCGTCGGCGAGCTGTTCACCGTGCTCACCGCCCACCAGCAGGACCTGCCGCTCGGCGAGATGGACGGCGAGGCGGTCTGGTCGCTGCTCACCACACCCAACCCGGCGATGGACGCGCTGGCCGCCGCCGGTCTCGCCCCACCGGAGATGGCCTACCCGTACCGCACCGGCCGCCACCGCCCCGAGACCGGCGTCCCGGTCATCGCCCACGCGGTCCTGCCGTCCCTGACCGACGACCCCGACGCACTCCTCGACTCGCTCGCCCCGGTCGTCCGCGCCTGGCCCACCCGCCCGGCCGCCGCGCACTACCGCGCGCTGCTGGAACACCTGGCCGCGCTGTTCGGCCGGGACACGATCGTCGAACGCTCGGCCGCGTCGCTGCACCTGGTGCCCACGCTGCACGCGGCCTTCCCGGACGCCCGCATCGTGCACATGCACCGCGACGGCCCGGACTGCGCGCTCTCGATGAGCCGGCACGCCGGCTTCCGCATGATCGCGCTCGCCCAGCGCGCCATGCAGCTCGGCGACGTCACGCTCACCCCGAAGCTGACCTCCGCCCACCTCGAGGCCATCCCGCCGGACGCGCTGTCCCTGCTGATCCCGCCGATGGACGCCGCCGCCTTCATGTCCTATCCGATTCCGCTCCCGGTCTTCGGCGCGCTCTGGTCCTCGATGATCGTCGACGGCGTCGCCGCCCTCGACATGCTGCCCGCGACCGCGACTTCCACACTGCGCTACGAGGACCTGCTCCACTCTCCCGAGGCCACGCTGACCCGGCTCGCCGCCACGCTCGGCGCCCCGGTCGACGGCGACTGGCTGGCCCGCTCCCGCGCACTGATCACCCCGGCCACCACCGGCCGGTCCCGCACGCTCCCGCCAGCCGAACTGGCCGCCCTCGAAGCGGCCTGCCGGCCGGGCATGAAAGCGCTCGGCCTCATCGATTGA
- a CDS encoding DUF5990 family protein, which yields MTSAKIHPADAGPQLLAGAVAGRGVLVARLALTDPKGGPVCATVRPPLVRWELVPD from the coding sequence ATGACCAGCGCGAAGATCCACCCGGCGGACGCGGGCCCGCAGCTACTCGCGGGTGCTGTCGCCGGTCGCGGCGTGCTCGTCGCCCGTCTCGCCCTCACCGACCCCAAGGGCGGCCCGGTCTGCGCCACCGTCCGCCCGCCGCTGGTCCGCTGGGAGCTGGTCCCGGACTGA
- a CDS encoding alpha/beta fold hydrolase, with translation MDLRAGHRARRDDRRARLAARRRRDRAPGADPRRQPPAFNAFAPGPGRWAALGIPVDLIVGEDNQGREPYGTSFAAIARLLPQARTHVLAGQGHLAHVEAAGQLSRRVSTMITAARGA, from the coding sequence GTGGATCTTCGCGCTGGTCATCGTGCCCGGCGTGATGACCGACGCGCGCGGCTGGCGGCACGTCGCCGCCGCGATCGAGCGCCCGGAGCCGATCCTCGTCGTCAACCGCCGGCATTCAACGCGTTCGCGCCCGGCCCGGGCAGGTGGGCCGCGCTCGGCATCCCGGTCGACCTGATCGTCGGCGAGGACAACCAGGGCCGGGAGCCCTACGGCACGTCGTTCGCCGCGATCGCCCGGCTGCTGCCGCAGGCGCGCACGCACGTGCTGGCCGGGCAGGGACATCTCGCCCACGTCGAGGCCGCGGGGCAGCTCAGCCGCCGCGTGAGCACGATGATCACAGCCGCTCGCGGAGCGTGA
- a CDS encoding Gfo/Idh/MocA family protein encodes MSPVTIALVGAGHRGQKYAEWIAGNPDRARLVAVADPLPQRRERAGGTPYPGWEQLIEKGRVADAVIIATQDRDHLGPAEAFALAGYHVLLEKPLAPTADECRRIVAAVEDAGDPAHIRSGPAESLAAHLAVFAAEQARHTGTVVTVPAA; translated from the coding sequence ATGAGTCCGGTGACGATCGCGCTGGTCGGTGCGGGCCACCGCGGCCAGAAGTACGCCGAGTGGATCGCCGGGAACCCGGACCGGGCGCGCCTGGTCGCGGTCGCGGACCCGCTCCCGCAGCGCCGCGAGAGGGCGGGCGGCACCCCGTACCCCGGTTGGGAGCAGTTGATCGAGAAGGGCCGTGTCGCGGACGCGGTGATCATCGCGACGCAGGACCGGGATCACCTCGGACCGGCCGAGGCCTTCGCGCTCGCCGGCTACCACGTGCTGCTGGAGAAGCCGCTCGCGCCGACCGCGGACGAGTGCCGCCGGATCGTCGCCGCGGTCGAGGACGCCGGCGACCCGGCACACATCCGCTCCGGGCCGGCCGAGTCACTCGCCGCTCACCTCGCCGTCTTCGCCGCCGAGCAGGCCCGGCACACCGGCACGGTGGTCACGGTGCCAGCGGCGTGA